CAAAAGCTACTTAGGTGGTGAAACCAAGAAAACAGTGTTGATGCTATTAAAATATGGACTAATGCCTGCAATTGGTTTACTACTTTCGTTGTGGCTATGGACTAGCCTTGAATCGACAGCAATGATGGTTGGATTGATTTGGTTGGCTTTTGGATTCTGTTATTTACTTTATTTAACTCGATTTTTTACAACAACATTACCATCAATTGATCATTCGGAATTGGATTCAATTATCAAAGATTAGATAATTCTATTAGGTCTACTTAAAAGTATTTAGTTCATGCCCTTTAAAAATAATCCCGTCGACCAAGGTCGACGGGATTTTTATTTTTAAGTAATAAAACTTGATTAAAATCGCTTAAAATTATTCACCAAAACCTGTAGCAAATAATTCACGGATTTCATCCATAGCTGCTTTTTCATCTTCACCATCACAGATGATTTCAACAGTTGAACCACCTTTAACGCCAGCACCAAGTAAACCCATCATACTTTTTAATTTAATAGCTTTATCGTTATAAACAAGTTCAATTGATGATTTATAACGACCAGCTAATTTAACAAGTGTCGTTACTGGGCGGGCATGTAAACCAGTTGAATTTTTTACTACCATTTGCTCTTTTAGCATATTATATGTCCTTACTTATATCTAACGTTAATACGATACCTGTATTTATATCATAAATTCATTTTTTTTGCTCTTTTTTAGCGTTAATTTTTGAAATTTATTCATAACATTCTGATTATTAATAGCTGTTTATTAATAATACTAAAATTACTCTACCCAGAAATATCTCACCACATGGAAAAAAATTGGAGCAGCAAAACAGATTGAATCGAAGCGATCAAGTATTCCTCCATGACCACCTATAAGCCTTCCCCAGTCTTTTACACCCCGATCACGTTTGATAGCAGACATCACTAATCCCCCAAAAAAGCCCAAGAGTGTAATCATTAGCGAAATTAAACCCGATTGCAGAAAAGTAAAAGGCGTGATCCAAAACATACATGCCCCAATAAAACTGGCTGATAAAATACCGCCAACAAACCCTTCTATCGTTTTCGCTGGTGAGACATTTGGGCTAATTTTATGTTTTCCAAATAATTTTCCAAAAACGTATTGCAATACATCTGATAGCTGAACGACGAGTACTAGATAAGCGATTAACAACAGGTTACGACCTTGATAATTTTCGATGTCTAACACTAATAATGCTGGCACACATGAAATACAATAAACCGTAATCATCAATCCCCATTGCACATCCGCTATTCTTTCTAAAAAATTTCGGGTCGATCCTGTAATTGTAGCAAATATTGCCAGGAACAAAAACGCATAAACTGGAATAAAGATACTGAATAGACCATACCAAGCATAAGCGACCAAAATATATTGCACAGGTAAAGCGATACCAAATGCAAAAATTAATGCAAAATAGTCGTAGCGATTAATCGGCGTTAAAATAAGAAATTCACGTAAAGCTAAGCCCGAAACAATAAAAAACAAAAATATCACTGCCAATTGACCTAACCAAAAAGCTCCACCAATAATGGCTACCATCACCCACCATGC
This Gilliamella sp. ESL0443 DNA region includes the following protein-coding sequences:
- a CDS encoding HPr family phosphocarrier protein → MLKEQMVVKNSTGLHARPVTTLVKLAGRYKSSIELVYNDKAIKLKSMMGLLGAGVKGGSTVEIICDGEDEKAAMDEIRELFATGFGE
- a CDS encoding phosphatidate cytidylyltransferase — protein: MSHYQYDTFLLFLGIGLFLLVASIIGQLLKYRFKSPSIDNLNARINAWWVMVAIIGGAFWLGQLAVIFLFFIVSGLALREFLILTPINRYDYFALIFAFGIALPVQYILVAYAWYGLFSIFIPVYAFLFLAIFATITGSTRNFLERIADVQWGLMITVYCISCVPALLVLDIENYQGRNLLLIAYLVLVVQLSDVLQYVFGKLFGKHKISPNVSPAKTIEGFVGGILSASFIGACMFWITPFTFLQSGLISLMITLLGFFGGLVMSAIKRDRGVKDWGRLIGGHGGILDRFDSICFAAPIFFHVVRYFWVE